The Candidatus Hydrogenedentota bacterium DNA segment TCTCATCGTCTTCGGCATCGGCTACATCGAATACGCCACGAACCATGTATTCACCAGCCGCGAAACCCTTGATGTCTTCCGAACCACCAGGCGCAAGAATTGCCGACAGGTCGTTCGAACCCCACGATTGAGCGCCGTCCGCCGTGATGTTGACTTCCATCAGGTCGTACGAGGTCAGGTTGTTGATCTCGAACTGATACTGAAGAAGATTACAACCAACCATCACGGGCAATGCCACACTTACCAACACGGCCATCACTACAGCGAAGCGTTTCCAATTCGACATGTGCGTTTTCCTCCTTTTGCTGCACCCTACAGACGTTACCCTATAGGCATCGTCCATGTTTCCTCAAAACTATAGCACACCCTTCAGCGTTCAACAAGTCTACCACTTTTCACACTTTGCCGCTAGCTCATTCTCCGTCTGCACTCCCCAATTTCGGGCTGGAATCCTCCCCTTCCCAAAATCGGTACCGTACACTCTACACTCGAACCACTACGGCGTTACCGATTGACCTTTTCCTACACAACAGGTTGTGCTTAGACGGCTCCACTATACCAGCAGTCCGCTCTAGCCGTCAAGTGAAAACATCGGAAACCCACGTAACCCACCATCTGCTCTCTACATAGGCACCTTTGCGGCACATTGTCATCGTTCGGCTCGGCACTGCCCCCTTCTCTTCCGGCAGTGGCCCGACCCGCAGCAGGGGCATCTCCAATCGACGAATCAGTTATACACGAAATAGGCTGTAGCGTTACAGCTCTCATCCGCGCGAATCCGCACCCAATGTGCGCTAAATCCGTCCGGGAACTTCAGGTAACGGTACGGCTTCTTGGCGCCAATGCGAAGCGTTTCATAAAGTTCCCAGTGTCCATCCCCCAGAAAATCCACTTCGACACAGAATCGCACAGCCTTCTTGGAATCGTGCGCAAGGTGCAATACCTTCTTGTCGTAGCCCGTCATCAGGTACGGGTCGGATACTTCTCCGGCGCGAATCGGCGTGTTCCACCAGGGCCCTCCCCATCCACTTGGCTTGCCCATTTCCCACAAGTCGTCCAATGCCCCAAACCAGAACCCCGATTGCGGTTGGCCCTGGTCGTGGTCGATTTGGTCAGAAGCCATCACAAAGAATCCTCGCCACGCACAGAAGTCGGGAACAACCCGCAGATGCGTGCAAATGGGACGAATCCCCCAGATGTCCCCCCCGTACGCAAATGGCGGCAACTCAAAGAACGTGCCGTGAACGTCCATCAAAAGGCGCTCCGTACTGGCATGCCGGATCCGCATCCACTCCGTGTTCCAGGTGTGGTCCCAAGTCTGGCTGGACTTGGGCAGAAGGTATCGCTTCCATTCGCCCTTCACAAGAACACGGAGTATGACGCTCGATTTTGTCCATCCGGTCGCGTAAAGCGTTTCGCCGCCATAGGACTCGCTGCCCCCGTTTCCACTAACTTCGACAAACGGGTTACGCTCCAGCACGGTCCATGTCCTGCCGTCCCATTCGGCAAGCCGGCCTGCGTCGCGTTCGCCCAGAAACTCCTTCTCGTCGTAGGTGTTATTTGCGACCACGACGCGTCCTTGTCCGGTGAAGGCCCCCTTGAAGTGCTGTTGTGCGCCAACCACCGTCAACTCGTCGCGCAAGTTGAACAGGAGCTTTGCCGATACGTCATACACGTCGACTTCCCAGAATTCGCCTTCCATGCCGAGAAAGTAGACTTTGTGCTTGGGATCGGTGAGATGCGCGACAGTAGCAGTCAGACGAAAGCCTTTCAGCGCCTCGACGGTCCTGACTTGCCCGTCCGCGTCGATTGCATAGGGACCGATGAATGCTTGCCCGCTAGGCCAGTGCACCATGCGATTCGCGTAGGTCCCCGTCACCGACGCAGGATGCCGCCGCATCGTCATGTCCGCGTCGATTTCGTAAAGCCCAAGTCCCTCGCCCCGAATGTGTGCCACATATCCGACGGCCCACAACTTCCCGCCCCACGGAATGATGGCCCCGATACCCGCCTCTGAATCGCTGCCCACTCCTTCAGCCATCACCGTCATATTTGGGTAAATGCCATCGACATGGGGCTGAATCGACGGAGGTTCTTGCGGAAGCTTCGCCCCCGTCTTCTCAAGATATTCGCGAAGTGCTCTCGCCAGCGAACGGCCGAAGGCGCGCGCGCTGTCCGCCGTCACAACCTTTCCACCGGCGCTTGCGTAGGGGATTTCAATGGACGCACACAAGCGGGCCCCTGGAATGCCTTCGGCCCATCGCGCAAAACTCCGCCCCTGCGAAAAGTTGGAGCTCTTGTTCCACGCTGCTCCATGTGGAAGGTTGTCCGCCGCTTCGTACGGCAGCGGGCCCTTGTTCACGCGCTCCAGAATGGCCCCAAATGTTTGCTGCTCCATCCACATCGATTCGTTTTCGCTGCCGACTATATAGATGTCTTCGTTGTGTTCGCCGCGCAAATACGGACAATGCAGGTCAAGCGCGACTCGCAGTTTGCCGTCGGCCCAGTTGCGCAGCCGGGTCCGCAACGCCGCCACTTCAGGATGCACGCTGGGGCCGATATAATCGCGGTTGTGATCGTGCGGACGTCTGTTCTTGCCTTGGTCCCCATCCTCGACCCCGTCTTTGTCCACAAATGGAACCGCCAGAATCTCAACGTTTCGCCGAAACCAGTACCCGGTATCGTCATCGGCTAACACGGCATCCAGAAGACCTTCCAAAGCGAAACTAGATGCGCTTTCGCACGCATGATGCCGCGCCGTGACCACAACGCGATAGGGCGCTTCGCCGTCGAGCCGTCCCGCTCGCAGAATCTCAACCCCGCGCCCTTTTGCACTCTTGCACAGAATCTCAGTCGAAATAGCATCGCTCTTATCATGCGCGGCGAGAAATGCCTGCAGGTTTGTTTCGACGTAGGGAATCGCAAAAGCGAATCGCGTTTCGCCGCTTTTGACGGGAAACGAGTACTGAAACGAAGTGCCGGCTACGCTACCGGCTCCCAACCACGACCACGTCTCTCCCCCGTCCGTGCTTACGGCAGGTCCGCGTACACCAATTGGATTCCGCTCGCCAAACTGAAACGTTAGGGTTCGCCCTGCAGCTCCATTCACGCGGAAATTCCAGTAAAACCACCAACCCTCCGTGTCGCGCAGGTCCGGGTTCAAATGGATCGTATCGCCATCAGACTTCTCGACAACGATATTGCCTCCGGGGAAGTCTGCGTCAATAGAGAGTGATTTGTCTTCTGCGGCCCAAGTAAGAGTACCCCCAACGAAAAGGATACAAACGGACACCCATCGCTTCATGCGTCCAGGCACGGCACGCTCCTCTCGTGTATCCCTGCAATCTGCTGCGGCGCCGAAGACGGGCTATTTTGCAGTACCGTTTCCGAGCACGTTCTCGAACCACACTGGACCGCCCCACTTCCCAGTCACAACGATGTCCTTGTCGCCGTCGGCATCGAGGTCTGCAACCGCAATGTTCATTCCCGATCCGATGCCTTGGTCAAAGGTAATATTGTGCTTCGTCCACGACACATCCGGCTTACGCTTCAGGTCGTACCAGTAAACGCCCAACGGCTCGAATTCGCCAGGATCGCCCCCATTGTGGGCCATGAACCGTTTCCCGGCGATCAACTCCAACTCGTCGTCTGTATCCAGGTTCGCCAACGCCAGGCTGTGTACCTGCGACCACGACGTGTCGATCACGTGCCGTGTGAAAGCGATCTCTGCCCCTTCTTTCACCTGCTCGAACCAATAGAGCCCATAGTCGTGCGCTGCACTTCCAATCAAATCGGCTAGACCGTCCCCGTTCACGTCATACACCAGAATCTGCGCCATGTCGGTCGTGGGCTTACCGCGATTGCCGATATCGATGGGATGCTCCGTCCATGTGCCCGCGCGTGGATCCTCGGGGGCTTCGAACCACGCATCCGGCCGCACCAGATCCGGTCTTCCATCGCCGTTGATGTCGCCGCATCCCACGCCCCACGTCATTTCTTTTTCCGACACAACGTGTTTCGTCGGAACGCCATTCTTGACCTCATACCAAACCGTGTTGACAACTGCGGGCAGTATCTCTTGCGCCTTCCCGTCGCCATCCACGTCTTCAAGCTCGCCTGCCTCGTAGTTGCCGTTCTCCATGAACAACTTCCGCGTCCAAGTCCCGCCGGCAGGGCCAGGATTCTTCACCCAATCGCATTTCTTCTCGAACCACGTGCACGTCACCACATCCAGCCAGCCGTCGCCATCGACATCCAGTGGCACGTTCATGAAGTCATCTTGATACCCCTTGCCGTCCTCTCCAACCACGCCTCCCACGTCGCAAATCTTGACTGGCTTGAAGTCGGGCGCAAGATAGAGAAATGGCAACCCCACGATGTCGAGCTTGCCATCATTGTTGAAATCCCCCACGCAACACGCTTCGCTCCGGTGCGTCCCCACACGGTGAACCTTAAACGCGTCGCCTGACTGTCCCTCCGCGGAAATTCCCGAACCGGCGGCCATTACTACTGCCAATGCCATTGACCAGATCGCTCTCTTGACTTTCACGGCTGCTCTCCCCAGTACACTGTTCTCGCCATTGTACATATTCTTATACTCGAGAAGGCACACAACCTTGGACTACGGCCGCAGCGCCATAGCCGAATGTGCAATCCTCCTAAGAAACGGACCCTACAAATTGCTTTCGCCCTTACAGGGCTCACGTTGGGTAAGGGCTGGTACCTGGGGTTTCGATTCGCGTCGGTGACGCGAATCTCACCCCAGGCCAGAGTCCGCCGTGCCTGCGGCACTCAAGAGAAAAGGCCGTTCGCTTGGCTTCTGTTTCTATCACCAAAACTCGCGCTCGCGCGGTCCCCTGCTCAGAATGCCCGTTGTGCCAACCTGCAACTTGCGTTAGGATATCTTTCGCCAGAGAAGGCGACCAAGTAAATCGCCACAAAGGGGGGGGCAGCATGGCGACAGCGAAATCTACCGGCGAGTCAACACAACGCAGCGCCCCGCTGACATTGATGGTCACGCTGCTGCGCGTTCTTATTGGCTGGCATTTTCTTTACGAAGGCGTGGTGAAACTTGCCGCAGAGAAATGGAGTGCGGGCAGCTACCTCGCCAGTTCACGCGGATTCCTCTCCGGTTTCTATCATTGGTTGGCATCCGATCCCACGATCCTTCGCGTCACCGACCTCATGAATATGTGGGGCCTCACCCTGATCGGCGTGGCACTTATTCTTGGCCTTTTCACGCGCACCGCAAGCCTGTTTGGCGCGCTCCTCCTCGGGTTCTACTACATGGCCTACCCGCCGTTTGCGGGGCTCGACTTCGGCGCGCCGTCCGAAGGCCACTACCTCCTTGTAAACAAGACCTTGGTGGAAATGGTGGCCTTGCTCGCGTTGGCCTCCATTCGCCCCGGTATCCAGTTGGGCCTGGACCGAATTGTTCGCCTGATTGTGTCCAAGTTACGGCGTTCCTCGGGTACGGACTCGGCTTCCGCCGAATCGGCACCGCTCTCCACGCGACGCGAAGTACTCGCAGGTTTGGCAACGGCGCCGGTGCTCGGAGCCTTTGCGCTCACGTACAACCGCCAGAAAGAGCAGGAAGCAATCGACGCCATTTCCGGCGCGACTATCGTGCTGCGCGACACGAACCTCGCCCAATTGAAGGGGGCCTTGCCCAAGGGCGAAATCAGAGGAATGAAATTGAGCCGCCTGATTCTCGGCAACAACCTCATCGGCGGCTGGTCGCATTCTCGCGACCTGATCTACGTATCCGAATTGTTCAAGGCCTACAACAATGACCGCAAAGTCTTCGAAACGCTCATGCTCGCCGAGAAAGCGGGCATCGACACCATGGTCGTCGTCAACGCCCAATTCCCGCTGTTCAACCGGTATAAGCGGATCATGGGCGGCAAACTGCAAACGATCTGCCAGGTATTTCCCAAAGAAGACGATTTGTTTACAGACGCCGATAAGGCCATCGACTACGGCGTGACCACCCCGTATTTCCAAGGGGCCGTATCTGACCGTTTCGTTCAGAACGGCATGGTCGATAAGATCGGCGAAGTTGTCGAACACATCCGCAAGCAAGGCTATCCCGCGGGAATCGGCGCCCACTCGATTCAGGTGCCCATCGCTTGCCAGAAGGCAGGTATCATTCCCGATTACTACGTGAAGACCTGTCACCACGATCAATACTGGTCCGCGACGCCGCGCGAAAACCGCCAGGAATTCACCGTCGATCGGGCATGGTCCCCCGACCACAATCTGCCCCACGACAACATGTTCGACGTGTTTCCGGAGCAGACCATCGAGGTCATGAAAAGCATCGAAGTACCTTGGATCGCCTTCAAAGTGCTCGCGGGCGGCGCGATTCATCCCAAAGACGGGTTCAATTACGCTTTCAAAAACGGCGCGGATTTCCTGTGTGTCGGCATGTTCGACTTCCAGATCGTCGACGACGTCAACATCGCTATCGACACGCTGCGCCAATGCCAGGTTCGAGAGCGTCGCTGGATGGCGTAGACTACCGACTCGCCGATCCTTGATTCCGGTCCTTCCAAGGACGTCCATCATTCCAAGCCAATTGCTTCTTGACGGCGCGGAGGTGTTTGCCAATCTTGCTCGATAAGGTGGCGTCCCACAGCGATGTGTTCTGTTGGCGAAGGGCAAGCACCGCGCCCGTCCACGCGTTACCCCAGCCAGACTCGATGCACCACGCACCCCATCCGACATCGCCCGACGCCGACCAATAGTCCCAGCGCTTGAAGTCAAATGCGCGCAACCACGCGCCGCTGAGATACGGATACTTCTCCGACCGGGTCTGAATACGGCACAAGTATTCGGCGACTTTGTCCTCCGCCACCTTGAAGCGTGCGTCGCCCGTGGCCGCATAGGCTTCATGCAAAGCCAGGAATGCAAACGGCGTCGTATAGAGTTGGTCAGACGCCGGATCGCCGTTGACCTGTATCAGCGATGCCTCCGCCGTCCCGTATTCTTCGTTGGATTTCGACCAAGACCAATCGCTGGGCTTGTCGGCGCATTCCACGATTGCGCCGCACGGCTGGACCAATGCGAGAACGTCGTCCCCAAGCCGCGTCAACCATGCGCGATGCTCCGGAGTATCGTCCACGCGCACCAGCCACGCCAACGTCAACAACATTTTCGAGCGTTCCGCGCTGTTGCGCCAAAGCCATTTCTCCGGATACCCCTCCATCGTTTCGCGGATGGCCTCTTCCGTGCGTTCGATAAAGGGTTGGTAGTCCGTGCGCGCGTAGGCCCACAGGTAGCATGTCCAAAGATTGCACTCGAAATGTGGAGAAACGTTGACGGTCGGTTTGTCGTGATAGTAGCGCCAGCCGTGAAGCTCAAGCTGCGGCATATCGATGCGATCGCCGCGAAACCCCTTCGTCCCGGTTGTCCGCAGGTTGGCGAGCAACGCCCGCAACAACGGTTCGTCCCACCGATCCGTTTGCAGTGCCGCCGAGGCCGCCGCCGTCGCCAGAATCACCCGCGCATTATCGTCACCGTAGTTGGCCACTTCCCAAAGCGGCGAATAGAGTCCCCACGACACCAGCCCGTATGCCGGGTGTTTCGGATTCCCGCGCCCGCCCCCG contains these protein-coding regions:
- a CDS encoding VCBS repeat-containing protein — translated: MKVKRAIWSMALAVVMAAGSGISAEGQSGDAFKVHRVGTHRSEACCVGDFNNDGKLDIVGLPFLYLAPDFKPVKICDVGGVVGEDGKGYQDDFMNVPLDVDGDGWLDVVTCTWFEKKCDWVKNPGPAGGTWTRKLFMENGNYEAGELEDVDGDGKAQEILPAVVNTVWYEVKNGVPTKHVVSEKEMTWGVGCGDINGDGRPDLVRPDAWFEAPEDPRAGTWTEHPIDIGNRGKPTTDMAQILVYDVNGDGLADLIGSAAHDYGLYWFEQVKEGAEIAFTRHVIDTSWSQVHSLALANLDTDDELELIAGKRFMAHNGGDPGEFEPLGVYWYDLKRKPDVSWTKHNITFDQGIGSGMNIAVADLDADGDKDIVVTGKWGGPVWFENVLGNGTAK
- a CDS encoding DoxX family protein, producing the protein MATAKSTGESTQRSAPLTLMVTLLRVLIGWHFLYEGVVKLAAEKWSAGSYLASSRGFLSGFYHWLASDPTILRVTDLMNMWGLTLIGVALILGLFTRTASLFGALLLGFYYMAYPPFAGLDFGAPSEGHYLLVNKTLVEMVALLALASIRPGIQLGLDRIVRLIVSKLRRSSGTDSASAESAPLSTRREVLAGLATAPVLGAFALTYNRQKEQEAIDAISGATIVLRDTNLAQLKGALPKGEIRGMKLSRLILGNNLIGGWSHSRDLIYVSELFKAYNNDRKVFETLMLAEKAGIDTMVVVNAQFPLFNRYKRIMGGKLQTICQVFPKEDDLFTDADKAIDYGVTTPYFQGAVSDRFVQNGMVDKIGEVVEHIRKQGYPAGIGAHSIQVPIACQKAGIIPDYYVKTCHHDQYWSATPRENRQEFTVDRAWSPDHNLPHDNMFDVFPEQTIEVMKSIEVPWIAFKVLAGGAIHPKDGFNYAFKNGADFLCVGMFDFQIVDDVNIAIDTLRQCQVRERRWMA